The stretch of DNA GGGACAAATTTTTCATACAGCAACCGCACATTCACATCCGCATGCTGCACAGCCCCGTCGATAGTCCGCTGCGCAAGTTCTGGCGACAGCCGTTGCTTTTCCACCAACGGCAGCAACATCACCGCTCCGCTCGAAGATTGCAGCAGCAAGTCGACCGCCTCAGTCTTCAACCCATCAGCCACCGACGCATCGGACAAGAAATCATCCAGTGAATCGGTCACCTGCAGCGCCACCAAGGCCCGCAAGGCGGCGTTTTGGATTTGTGCGTCATCCGATTTCAAATACTTCACAATCGCCGGCGCGGCAGCATCCAGCATCAGATTGGCCGCCACGGACATCGCTTTAATTTGAACCTGTTTGTCGGACGAATCAATCAGAGATACCACGTCGCCGCTGAAACCTTTCAGACCCGCTGCGGCAATCACCATCAGCGCGTCGTTTTGCAACTGGGGATCACCCAGCGACGCCCGTAACCCGTCGGTGACTTCCGGCGACTTTTTAATTTCAACCCACGGCCCGGAGAGCTTTCGCATCAAGGCTTCCAGCGCCAACCGTTTAACATCCGGCGAAGCCCCCTCTGCCGTGAGCACGCTAGCCACCGACTTGCCGGCCGCAGGTGTCGTCACGGTTTCCAGCGCCGACAACAAGGCCGCACGCGCCGCGGGAGTCACATCGGTCGTTTCCAATTTCGCCGCCAAATACTCCGTCGCATCCTCAGGACGCAAGATCCGCACCAGATTCACCAACCGCGGATCCACCCCCGCACCGGGCAGGTCGACGACGCGGCGAAACATCTCCTCTTCACGCCCCTTCGAAGCAATATGCAACGTCTCCAACAAATAACGATCGCCGCCGACATAACGATTAAAGAGATCGACCAGCGTATCAGTCGCGCGCTGCGACTTCAGATTTGGCAGCGACAATGCGATTTCTCGGATCACTTCCGGATTGTCGTCGTCAGCTGCATCCAGAATTTCATTTTCATATTCAGCCCCATGTCGACGCAAAATTCGCACCGCCAACGCGCGAAACTTAGGGTCGTTGGACATTAGTTTTTCCATGACGAAAAACCGCCCCTTGCCGCCGATGCGGTCCGAGACCCACAGCGCACGAGCCGCAAGCCGCGCATCTTTCCCGCCGACCAACTCTGCCAATTTCGGCACCGCCGCTTCGCCACTCTCCAGCAGCCGTTGCCGCGCCAGAAACGTCGTCGCATGATTCGGACTGCCCAATGCGACAATCGCATCCGCATCGTTGTCATACGGCCCCGGTTTTTCGTGGCGGACCAGTTTCTTGCCCTTCGGGGTGATGCGATAAATCCGGCCGCGGTTCGGGTCGTTATACGCATGTCCCCCCACGCCGCCGTCATACCAATCGGAAACAAACAACGCCCCGTCGGGAGCAACGCAAACATCATCGGGACGGAAATAATTGTCCGTGCTGGTGATCACATTTTCCGCGGTGACACCATAACCAATGCCCGATTTTTTCTCGGGTTTGTAGCTGCGGACCTCACGCGGTCCGGCGTCGCAATGAAAAATCGCGCCGTCATATTGCGGCCCGAATGCCGCGCCTTCGTAAAACGTCATCCCGCACGGCGAACCGAAACCAGTGATCAACGCATACGGCACAAAGCCCGGTTTATCTGCCCGCCAGTGATGAATCGGATCAAAGCTGCCGTCAGGGTTACGAATATTCTCCGGTCGGCCAAACCAACCGTAATTGCCCCCTTCCAGAATCCAACAAATCCGCGTGCTCTTTAGCCCGTCGTTGTCGTTGTCGCTGCACCACACATTGCCGTACGAATCGACCGCCAATTCAAACGGATTGCGAAAATTGACGGCAAAATCTTCCAACTGCGTGCCGTCTCCTTCACAACGAATCATCGCCCCCCATTGAAACTTAATCTGCTTCCCATCCGGCCCCGTCACGTCAAACCCGGTGTCGCCTTGCGTCATATACAGCTTGTGATCCGGTCCAAACACCAAACTGTGCACACCATGATCGTGATTCTGTCCGCCAAAACCGGTGAGAAACAGCTTGCGCGGCCCATCCGGCTTGAGGTCGCCGTCGGCATCTTCGTAGACATAAATGTTCGGTGATTCGGGCACATAAATCTTGTCCCCCGCAACACAAACCCCCATGGCGCAATTCAGATCGGCCGTGAAAACGGTCATCTTATCCGCACGGCCGTCGCCGTCGGTGTCTTCCAGGACCTTGATCGTGTCGATCGGGGGATTCTTTTGAGCGCGGCGATAGTTCACCCCTTCGGTCACCCACACGCGTCCCTGTGTATCGACGTCGATCGTGATCGGGTTGGAGATCATCGGTTCCGTGGCAAACAACGTCGCCTCGAATCCATCCGCCACCGTAAACGACTTTACGGTTTCCTCAGCTGGCTGTTGTGCCACGACTGGAAGAGTGGCCAAGCCTAAGGCGATGCCAACTGCCGCTGCAACGGTCAGCGCGCAACGCGTGGCGTTTTTACGAAAAGAACAGACAGCGTGTGTCCTGGACGAGCACATCTCGGAAGCTCCTTGTTGAATCTCTTATGACGATAACAAGGTTCCGATTCTCGGCGAAAAAATGCCGAATTGCAACACGCCGACGAAATGGGCCGTTCCGCTAATCAATTGCAACCGGTGTCACTATAAACAGCGTGACGGTGTTCTCCGGAGGTGCACTCTCGAGTTCCCCGTTCACCCAGCGAACCGCGGTCTTCACGTCAGGAAGCAGTGAATCCTCTTCTCCGCTTCCCGAACTCGCAATCAGGCTGACCACAAGAGTTTCTCCGAGGTTCATTTCAGCCTGTGTATTGACTGTACGCATCCACAGACGAGGGATCGACAAACCATTGACTTTCACCGAGTGCTTGAAGTCGAGGTGGCTAATCTCCGGGCAAAATTTAAGCTGGATTCTTCCCGTGTCGAGTAAACGCGGCATGACCTCGCAGCGAACGCCGAACGAACTCCACTCGACCGAGGTCCTATTGCCCTCTTGAGGAATCATGATAGGAAACTTGCCGCCGCTCAGTGCCGTTGCTGGTTTTCCGGGGGCAGTGACAATTTCTGGCTCCGCGTGTATTAAAGTGATCTGGCCCGAGTCTTTTAGTCGCTGGATGACTTCCTCGGCATTCTTGTAAACAACATTCGTGGATAACGAGACAGCTGCAGCGGTGCGATTCTGCGGGCTGGCTGAAGAACCCACCGGTTCCGCGGCCGCTTCAAATTCTGCGAATGCTTTGTTAGAGAGTTCAAGAATACTGCAGCGGCAAAGGATTTGATCAGGTTTTCCCGTCAGCCGTCGTAATTGTTTCGATCGATGCTGCAGCTCTGAAATCTGTCGCGCTAATTCGGCACGCTCCTGGATGACGCGTCGATTGATTTGCTCTGCTGCCTCTCGCAATCTCGCAGCTTCTTCGGCCATGCCCGCTGTTTCCAATTGTTCCGTCGCCACGCGGAGGTGATCCAAGGCCGACAGTGTACCGATATTTTCTTCGGCCGACTGCGGGATCCTCTGTGGCGACTGGGACCCTTGCGGTTCGTCACCGACAACTGTCGTCGCCAGGCACAGCGACAACGCGAAAAAGACAGCATAGCGAACAGACATCCTCGGACTCCTTTAGCTCGGATGGGGACGAGCGTATTATCGGAATCCGTTGAATCTGGTCAAGAAGACTTAAAACAACGCCGCCACAAAGATCGTTCCACGCATGGCGTTTTCGTGAAAACAGCTGATGGCGTGTGTCCCGAACGAGCGCATCTTGAAAGCACCTTGTTGATTACTCTCAGGTGATAACAAGGTTCTGATTCTCGGTAATAAAATGCCGAATTGGCTCGCGCCTAGCGGAGGTGTGGGTTGGCTTTCAAGAATCCGGGGTGCTTCTTCAGGAATTCTTTCCGGTGGGGGTTGTTCTTAAACCCTTCGATCGATTTCTGGCGCATCTCTTCCTGATACATACGATCGGATCGGTACTTACCCAAGACAGCTCGCCTAGCTGCATGCTTCGCCTGGTACCCAAGCATCTCATCTTGCTGAGTGACCAGGGAAATCACTAAGAATCCAGCAATCACAAACCCTGCTACCAAACGAGGATTGATGGATTGTTGCATAAGATCACCATGCAGACCCGAAGAGGAATCAAGAACGGTCCAATGGGACCGCAACCGCCCAGGCTGTAAGTC from Symmachiella dynata encodes:
- a CDS encoding PVC-type heme-binding CxxCH protein; its protein translation is MCSSRTHAVCSFRKNATRCALTVAAAVGIALGLATLPVVAQQPAEETVKSFTVADGFEATLFATEPMISNPITIDVDTQGRVWVTEGVNYRRAQKNPPIDTIKVLEDTDGDGRADKMTVFTADLNCAMGVCVAGDKIYVPESPNIYVYEDADGDLKPDGPRKLFLTGFGGQNHDHGVHSLVFGPDHKLYMTQGDTGFDVTGPDGKQIKFQWGAMIRCEGDGTQLEDFAVNFRNPFELAVDSYGNVWCSDNDNDGLKSTRICWILEGGNYGWFGRPENIRNPDGSFDPIHHWRADKPGFVPYALITGFGSPCGMTFYEGAAFGPQYDGAIFHCDAGPREVRSYKPEKKSGIGYGVTAENVITSTDNYFRPDDVCVAPDGALFVSDWYDGGVGGHAYNDPNRGRIYRITPKGKKLVRHEKPGPYDNDADAIVALGSPNHATTFLARQRLLESGEAAVPKLAELVGGKDARLAARALWVSDRIGGKGRFFVMEKLMSNDPKFRALAVRILRRHGAEYENEILDAADDDNPEVIREIALSLPNLKSQRATDTLVDLFNRYVGGDRYLLETLHIASKGREEEMFRRVVDLPGAGVDPRLVNLVRILRPEDATEYLAAKLETTDVTPAARAALLSALETVTTPAAGKSVASVLTAEGASPDVKRLALEALMRKLSGPWVEIKKSPEVTDGLRASLGDPQLQNDALMVIAAAGLKGFSGDVVSLIDSSDKQVQIKAMSVAANLMLDAAAPAIVKYLKSDDAQIQNAALRALVALQVTDSLDDFLSDASVADGLKTEAVDLLLQSSSGAVMLLPLVEKQRLSPELAQRTIDGAVQHADVNVRLLYEKFVPESQRPKTLGQSFTPDDILKLSGDAERGKSVFLRSGAASCNRCHRVRNQGADIGPDLSLIGRKYERKALLETIMNPSAGIAPEYVPHVVETKRGKVFAGFVQQRSDDAVVLKTIEGNLLRINNDDIEEDVEQKTSLMPELVLKNVTAQDAADLLAYLVSLRDAEVYAKQFRAVGPFANDKPEHRTTAYGPEKEPGRFDSAAKYKGLGGKQVQWIDANTRAYNGGAPAVDLTRLSERAKVRHDNIIYYFAVVLNSAVAQPARLNIGSNDGIQVWLDGKKIHEFPEPRGLKPGEDQVDVQLKQGKNLLLLKLDQLGGTAGLTLSAEARGNVTFELP